One Choristoneura fumiferana unplaced genomic scaffold, NRCan_CFum_1 Sck3bRy_373;HRSCAF=918_pilon, whole genome shotgun sequence DNA segment encodes these proteins:
- the LOC141445147 gene encoding transmembrane protein 87A-like isoform X2, whose amino-acid sequence MIFEYCDFTLAKSLFKDSIVKITIGCDNVDSNLTVSYRWDQSSCSPDYFHYFEKRIVSCKKPPSDLVGNKTLLQRATGEFKFLCPNKQPYPLVYKNDAAMTDEAKKDAGAIAQSKSSSLITVANEGVYILSIAVLSTTKFNGTVHIEMVKDSSYLSAAIYPLLPFFGVMCAVYTVLCAAWLVVCGLQWRDLLRIQYWIGGVALLGMIESATYYAVYSSIDRTGYFNAEAYMFAEWVSVAKRALARMLVIIVSLGFGIVKPRLGPALQRVVGTGVLWGILAAIEAWLRLHHKADDSNRDLLLSEAPMSLLDSAICWWVFVSLAHTMRTLQLRRNTIKLSLYRHFTNTLIFAVISSVVFMLYSIKAFRVLPCITDWKEVWMDEAYWHILFASVLTVIMVLWRPTNNNQRYAFTPLLDNADDEDDEEEEQFVNDAYGVKMRGTSVTEIEREAREPQENTNTLDSDLRWVEENIPTSTLPLLDSDEEIINTKFEVSKMQ is encoded by the exons ATGATCTTC GAATACTGCGATTTTACTTTGGCTAAATCTTTATTTAAAGATTCAATAGTTAAAATAACAA TTGGCTGTGACAATGTGGATTCTAATCTCACTGTATCATACCGCTGGGATCAAAGTTCATGCTCTCCTGACTACTTCCATTACTTTGAAAAG CGTATTGTAAGTTGCAAAAAACCCCCCAGCGACTTGGTGGGGAACAAAACATTACTTCAGCGTGCTACCGGCGAATTCAAATTTTTGTGTCCGAACAAGCAGCCCTATCCCCTGGTCTATAAGAATGACGCCGCGATGACAGATGAAGCCAAGAAGGATGCTGGGGCCATCGCACAatct AAATCTTCCTCCCTCATCACTGTGGCTAATGAAGGTGTCTACATCCTAAGCATAGCTGTCCTGAGCACAACCAAGTTCAATGGCACAGTTCATATTGAGATGGTGAAGGACTCGAGTTACTTGTCCGCTGCTATCTACCCTCTTTTACCG TTTTTCGGCGTGATGTGCGCAGTATACACTGTGTTGTGCGCAGCGTGGCTAGTAGTGTGCGGCTTGCAATGGCGGGATCTACTGCGCATCCAGTACTGGATCGGCGGCGTGGCGCTACTTGGCATGATCGAGAGTGCCACGTATTACGCCGTCTACTCGTCCATCGACCGCACTGG GTACTTCAACGCGGAGGCGTACATGTTTGCGGAGTGGGTGTCGGTGGCGAAGCGCGCGCTCGCAAGGATGCTGGTTATTATCGTGTCCCTTGGCTTCGGTATTGTAAA gcCTCGGTTGGGTCCCGCTTTGCAACGAGTTGTGGGTACCGGGGTCCTTTGGGGCATCCTCGCAGCTATTGAGGCGTGGCTACGTCTACACCACAAG GCGGACGACTCGAATCGCGACTTGCTTCTGTCCGAAGCGCCGATGTCTCTTCTcgacagcgccatctgttggtGGGTGTTTGTCTCGCTTGCACACACCATGCGCACACTGCAACTGAGAAG GAACACGATAAAGCTGTCCCTGTACCGGCACTTCACTAACACGCTGATATTCGCGGTCATCTCTTCAGTCGTGTTCATGCTGTATTCCATCAAAGCTTTCAGAGTGTTGCCGTGTATTACT GATTGGAAGGAGGTGTGGATGGACGAGGCGTACTGGCACATCCTGTTTGCGAGCGTTCTGACCGTCATCATGGTGTTGTGGCGGCCCACTAACAACAACCAGCGCTACGCCTTCACGCCGCTGCTGGATAACGCTGATGACGAGGATGACG AAGAAGAAGAACAATTCGTGAATGACGCGTATGGGGTGAAGATGCGAGGCACAAGTGTGACTGAAATCGAGCGAGAGGCCCGGGAGCCGCAAGAAAATACCAACACTTTGGACTCGGACCTTCGCTGGGTCGAAGAGAATATCCCCACCAGCACTCTACCTCTTTTAGACTCCGACGAGGAAATTATTAACACAAAGTTTGAAGTGTCCAAAATGCAGTAA
- the LOC141445152 gene encoding mesoderm induction early response protein 1-like codes for MSDCALVSSSVGEHDATMDVGSDKSLFEPTVDMMVNDFDDERTLDEEEALAAGEQQDPKAELNSLQQEGDMPLDELLALYGLDKNMEKPAPEPVPEPVPEEVEKPESELQQLYTETTSPEATRCLRSGSRPPSEEEEDYDYSPDEDDWKKTIMVGSDYQAGIPEGLCSYDDALPYENEDKLLWNPSVLDEDVIEDYMRRNSALSSPSGIEAVPRGKQLRDDEEALFLLQQCGHNVEEALRRRSISAQTPAHASLWSEEECRNFENGLKAHGKDFHLIRQTKVRTRSVGELVQFYYIWKKTERHDIFANKARLEKKKYTLHPGHTDYMDRFLEEQEATGGTGTVRPASPSPMMVYAPPAHSQPDPLALGEKEVFSQMNHTTPPRTMSTEDQEPEMGS; via the coding sequence ATGTCAGATTGCGCGCTGGTGTCCTCCAGTGTAGGTGAACACGATGCCACTATGGACGTGGGGAGCGACAAGTCACTCTTCGAGCCCACGGTTGACATGATGGTGAATGACTTCGACGACGAGCGCACATTGGATGAAGAGGAAGCACTAGCAGCGGGAGAGCAGCAAGACCCCAAGGCCGAACTTAACAGTCTGCAACAGGAAGGGGACATGCCTCTGGACGAGCTGCTCGCTCTGTACGGCCTAGACAAAAACATGGAGAAGCCTGCCCCTGAACCTGTACCCGAGCCTGTGCCGGAGGAAGTAGAAAAGCCAGAGTCTGAGCTACAGCAACTGTACACTGAAACGACAAGCCCTGAAGCGACAAGGTGCCTTCGCTCCGGCTCACGGCCACCGTCTGAAGAAGAGGAAGACTATGATTACAGCCCTGATGAGGATGATTGGAAGAAAACTATTATGGTTGGCAGTGATTACCAAGCAGGTATTCCAGAAGGCTTGTGTAGCTATGATGATGCTCTGCCTTACGAAAATGAGGATAAATTGCTTTGGAACCCCAGTGTGTTAGACGAGGATGTAATTGAGGATTATATGAGGAGGAACAGTGCACTAAGCTCGCCCAGTGGCATTGAAGCTGTACCGAGAGGAAAGCAACTGCGGGACGATGAAGAAGCCTTGTTTCTGCTCCAGCAGTGTGGCCACAATGTTGAGGAGGCTCTACGGCGCCGAAGCATCTCTGCTCAAACCCCTGCTCATGCCAGCCTGTGGTCCGAAGAAGAATGCCGTAATTTTGAGAATGGTCTAAAAGCGCATGGTAAAGATTTCCATTTAATCAGACAGACCAAAGTGCGGACTCGTTCTGTGGGTGAACTGGTTCAGTTCTACTATATTTGGAAGAAGACAGAGCGGCATGACATATTTGCAAACAAGGCCAGGTTAGAGAAGAAGAAGTACACTCTCCACCCTGGGCATACGGATTACATGGACAGGTTTTTGGAGGAGCAGGAAGCTACTGGTGGCACTGGTACGGTCCGGCCCGCATCTCCATCTCCTATGATGGTGTATGCCCCACCAGCCCATTCCCAGCCGGATCCACTAGCTCTTGGGGAGAAAGAAGTATTTTCCCAGATGAATCACACAACTCCTCCAAGAACTATGTCAACAGAAGACCAAGAGCCAGAAATGGGCTCGTAA
- the LOC141445147 gene encoding transmembrane protein 87A-like isoform X1, protein MLRCILLILAIVKVSVGFSDVGKWDLPLGGEYCDFTLAKSLFKDSIVKITIGCDNVDSNLTVSYRWDQSSCSPDYFHYFEKRIVSCKKPPSDLVGNKTLLQRATGEFKFLCPNKQPYPLVYKNDAAMTDEAKKDAGAIAQSKSSSLITVANEGVYILSIAVLSTTKFNGTVHIEMVKDSSYLSAAIYPLLPFFGVMCAVYTVLCAAWLVVCGLQWRDLLRIQYWIGGVALLGMIESATYYAVYSSIDRTGYFNAEAYMFAEWVSVAKRALARMLVIIVSLGFGIVKPRLGPALQRVVGTGVLWGILAAIEAWLRLHHKADDSNRDLLLSEAPMSLLDSAICWWVFVSLAHTMRTLQLRRNTIKLSLYRHFTNTLIFAVISSVVFMLYSIKAFRVLPCITDWKEVWMDEAYWHILFASVLTVIMVLWRPTNNNQRYAFTPLLDNADDEDDEEEEQFVNDAYGVKMRGTSVTEIEREAREPQENTNTLDSDLRWVEENIPTSTLPLLDSDEEIINTKFEVSKMQ, encoded by the exons ATGCTACGGTGTATTCTGCTAATTTTAGCCATAGTCAAAGTTTCAGTCGGTTTTTCCGACGTCGGAAAATGGGATTTACCGCTTGGTGGG GAATACTGCGATTTTACTTTGGCTAAATCTTTATTTAAAGATTCAATAGTTAAAATAACAA TTGGCTGTGACAATGTGGATTCTAATCTCACTGTATCATACCGCTGGGATCAAAGTTCATGCTCTCCTGACTACTTCCATTACTTTGAAAAG CGTATTGTAAGTTGCAAAAAACCCCCCAGCGACTTGGTGGGGAACAAAACATTACTTCAGCGTGCTACCGGCGAATTCAAATTTTTGTGTCCGAACAAGCAGCCCTATCCCCTGGTCTATAAGAATGACGCCGCGATGACAGATGAAGCCAAGAAGGATGCTGGGGCCATCGCACAatct AAATCTTCCTCCCTCATCACTGTGGCTAATGAAGGTGTCTACATCCTAAGCATAGCTGTCCTGAGCACAACCAAGTTCAATGGCACAGTTCATATTGAGATGGTGAAGGACTCGAGTTACTTGTCCGCTGCTATCTACCCTCTTTTACCG TTTTTCGGCGTGATGTGCGCAGTATACACTGTGTTGTGCGCAGCGTGGCTAGTAGTGTGCGGCTTGCAATGGCGGGATCTACTGCGCATCCAGTACTGGATCGGCGGCGTGGCGCTACTTGGCATGATCGAGAGTGCCACGTATTACGCCGTCTACTCGTCCATCGACCGCACTGG GTACTTCAACGCGGAGGCGTACATGTTTGCGGAGTGGGTGTCGGTGGCGAAGCGCGCGCTCGCAAGGATGCTGGTTATTATCGTGTCCCTTGGCTTCGGTATTGTAAA gcCTCGGTTGGGTCCCGCTTTGCAACGAGTTGTGGGTACCGGGGTCCTTTGGGGCATCCTCGCAGCTATTGAGGCGTGGCTACGTCTACACCACAAG GCGGACGACTCGAATCGCGACTTGCTTCTGTCCGAAGCGCCGATGTCTCTTCTcgacagcgccatctgttggtGGGTGTTTGTCTCGCTTGCACACACCATGCGCACACTGCAACTGAGAAG GAACACGATAAAGCTGTCCCTGTACCGGCACTTCACTAACACGCTGATATTCGCGGTCATCTCTTCAGTCGTGTTCATGCTGTATTCCATCAAAGCTTTCAGAGTGTTGCCGTGTATTACT GATTGGAAGGAGGTGTGGATGGACGAGGCGTACTGGCACATCCTGTTTGCGAGCGTTCTGACCGTCATCATGGTGTTGTGGCGGCCCACTAACAACAACCAGCGCTACGCCTTCACGCCGCTGCTGGATAACGCTGATGACGAGGATGACG AAGAAGAAGAACAATTCGTGAATGACGCGTATGGGGTGAAGATGCGAGGCACAAGTGTGACTGAAATCGAGCGAGAGGCCCGGGAGCCGCAAGAAAATACCAACACTTTGGACTCGGACCTTCGCTGGGTCGAAGAGAATATCCCCACCAGCACTCTACCTCTTTTAGACTCCGACGAGGAAATTATTAACACAAAGTTTGAAGTGTCCAAAATGCAGTAA
- the LOC141445149 gene encoding engulfment and cell motility protein 1-like, with the protein MSTKQLKMPSATRDSTILKIAVEMLNAPDKVPQLIEFDQSQPLSSIIQLLCKPWGLSDPDNYALQFSESNNQNYITEKNRNEIKNGSVLRLEQSPAKTVQEILYKINNGSEQDQTNALTKLASLSSDLTFALEFINKKGLTLIISNIESGKFKGTCLKHALVTFVELMDHGIISWDILENQFIHKVAGFVSNQSTPQEPKVIQSCLSILENIVLNSSGKNSQVEKEITIQSLILQLQNQSQDIIIQQNTIALINAILTKADMTKRKDIVATLSSRQVRNVIYDNLVGVLVSAQAQDTELAHQLYSLQTLMLGLLEAKMRQRADSQDQESQEKIKELRKIAFENDNNCNIEVTTRRQLGSFSKDFKKLGFKCEIDPIKDFNETPPGILALDCMLYFARNYQEDYTKIVLENSCRADEHECPFGKTSVELVKQLCDILHIGEPPSEQGQTYHPMFFTHDHPFEELFCICIVLLNKTWKEMRATTEDFVKVSSVVREQISRALSGSPKGFDKFRQRVNQLTYAEITQIWQTERTNREVWESHARPIVELKEKITPEIIDLIQQQRLGVLVGGTRFKKYSSRGQRIKDKFWYVRLSPNHKVLHYGDCDEKSTPSLEELGNKLSVADIKSVVVGKDCPHMKDLRGRKINPNLAFSFILKSAEVTSLDFVAPDEQVFDYWTDGVNALLKEKMTSKSYENDLETLLSMDIKVRLLDAEGIDIPQDPPQIPDEPEDYDFYYDNN; encoded by the coding sequence atgtctACGAAGCAATTGAAGATGCCGTCAGCAACGAGGGACTCGACTATTCTTAAAATCGCGGTGGAGATGCTCAATGCTCCCGATAAGGTGCCGCAGTTGATTGAATTTGACCAGAGCCAGCCTCTATCTAGCATTATCCAGCTACTCTGCAAGCCTTGGGGCCTGTCTGACCCGGACAACTACGCATTACAGTTTTCTGAGAGTAACAACCAAAACTATATCACCGAAAAGAATCGTAATGAGATCAAAAACGGTTCAGTGCTACGACTTGAGCAGTCGCCTGCGAAAACAGTGCAGGAgatattgtataaaataaacaatggcAGCGAACAGGATCAAACCAACGCTTTGACAAAACTAGCGAGTCTCAGCAGTGACCTTACTTTTGCACTtgaatttataaacaaaaaggGACTTACTCTAATCATCAGTAACATTGAGTCTGGCAAGTTTAAAGGCACATGCCTCAAACACGCGCTAGTAACATTTGTTGAACTCATGGACCATGGTATCATTTCCTGGGATATACTGGAAAACCAATTTATTCACAAGGTTGCTGGTTTTGTTAGTAACCAGAGTACCCCCCAAGAACCGAAAGTCATTCAGTCATGCCTGTCTATACTAGAGAATATTGTTCTCAATAGCTCCGGAAAGAATTCTCAAGTAGAAAAAGAAATTACTATTCAGAGCCTAATCTTGCAGCTGCAAAATCAAAGCCAAGACATCATCATTCAACAAAACACTATTGCTCTTATTAATGCTATTCTGACAAAGGCCGATATGACTAAGCGGAAGGACATTGTAGCCACATTGTCATCAAGGCAAGTCCGTAATGTTATTTATGACAATCTGGTTGGTGTCTTGGTCTCTGCCCAAGCTCAAGACACAGAGCTGGCGCACCAGCTGTACTCTCTACAAACACTCATGCTCGGTCTGCTTGAAGCTAAAATGAGACAACGAGCTGATTCTCAGGACCAAGAATCACAAGAAAAAATCAAGGAGTTAAGAAAAATTGCCTTTGAAAATGATAACAATTGCAACATCGAAGTTACAACAAGGCGCCAGCTGGGTAGTTTCTCAAAGGACTTCAAAAAGCTTGGGTTCAAATGTGAAATTGATCCAATaaaagattttaatgaaacaccACCAGGAATACTGGCACTGGACTGTATGCTGTACTTTGCGAGAAACTATCAAGAAGATTACACAAAAATAGTTCTTGAAAACAGCTGCCGGGCTGATGAACACGAATGCCCTTTTGGTAAAACAAGTGTAGAGTTAGTGAAACAACTCTGTGACATTCTTCACATTGGTGAACCTCCAAGTGAACAAGGTCAAACTTACCACCCAATGTTCTTCACTCATGACCATCCTTTCGAAGAGCTGTTCTGCATATGCATAGTGCTCCTCAACAAAACTTGGAAGGAGATGAGAGCAACCACAGAAGACTTTGTAAAAGTTTCTAGTGTTGTCAGAGAGCAAATTAGTAGGGCCCTGTCTGGATCTCCTAAAGGCTTTGACAAATTTCGCCAAAGAGTCAACCAGCTGACTTATGCTGAAATCACACAGATTTGGCAAACAGAGAGGACTAATAGGGAAGTTTGGGAGTCCCATGCAAGACCCATAGTTGAGctcaaagaaaaaataactcCAGAAATAATTGACTTGATTCAGCAACAGCGGTTAGGGGTGCTTGTTGGTGGGACCAGGTTCAAGAAGTATTCTTCCAGAGGGCAAAGAATCAAAGACAAGTTTTGGTATGTCAGATTATCACCAAACCACAAGGTATTGCATTATGGCGATTGTGATGAAAAAAGCACGCCAAGCCTAGAGGAACTTGGCAACAAGCTGTCTGTTGCCGACATAAAGAGTGTTGTAGTCGGCAAGGACTGTCCACACATGAAAGACTTGAGAGGGAGGAAGATAAATCCAAATCTGGCATTCTCTTTTATTCTGAAGTCTGCTGAAGTGACATCACTAGATTTTGTAGCTCCCGATGAGCAGGTATTTGACTATTGGACAGATGGAGTTAATGCGCTATTGAAAGAAAAGATGACAAGTAAATCTTATGAGAATGATCTCGAGACATTGTTGTCTATGGATATAAAGGTGAGACTACTTGATGCAGAAGGCATAGACATCCCACAGGACCCACCACAGATTCCAGACGAGCCAGAAGACTATGACTTTTATTACGATAATAACTAA